The genomic stretch aactcacaatcacagagcaggacatgaccaaaagcagaaatgaatacatagcaaagagtcagaggcttgggcaggggcctagggtcactgaaattgttctgatcagcaccaacatatgaaggattaaagataagctgcccttcctcacaaatgccttcacctccttctccaggccccaggatggatatgaaagtataaatgaaaactttatgcagacttgaacataggccaggggcctgggcaaggcatgatttttccagagcaggttctaatggggtccatccacactgttctacctagggctatagagccagcacctctattcaggattccaagcttccaggctctacacattttattctgacaccctgtgcattttctctccgaaatgcctacaaaggcagcataaaaacaaccagggctaagagctgaggtacttgcctagcttgtggaaggccctggaacacaataccactggaaatcactaaaaagaaagtgaaagagttttgtaggcctaataaaatgtggctcactcctgtcatgctagctactcaggaggctgagaccagaggatccaggttcaaagccagctcaggcaggaaagttcataaaactgTATCTCCaacgacccactagaaaaccagaagtggtgctgtggctcaggtggtagagcactagacttcaaccgaagacctcaaggacagaacccaggcacagaattcataccccacattcggcaaagaaaaaaaattttaaataaattaaagtttaaaaatacatgtgtagGAGCCAGCGACCACACAGGAAAATAGCAGAACAGAGTCCAAAATCCGTAATATTCGTGTGTCTATGTAACATTTGCCAGTCACCCATCgtagaagcagttttcagaaaacttgtagCAGACCAAAATGTTACAGATAATTGGGCCATTGGCAGCAGTGCTGTTTCCGACTGGAACGTGGGTCGTGCCCaagatccaagagctatgagctgcctaacaaatcatgacattagcacagcccataaggcaagacaggtcaccaaagacgaagtaatcaagttaaaaactgcaaagctaaaattgaactacttgggagctatgatccacaaaaacaactcatgattgaagatccctattatggaaacgactccgacttcgagctggtctatcagcagtgcctccggtgttgcaaggccttcctagagaaggcccactaggttagcaatgcccacagccaagccaacaactcacccaatagtcctgtgcctaagtgtagaagctttccttagccccagccacggttgtttcttcagctgacttactcttaaacataagtctggtgacaaattagttttatttaaccaagaagttaaatgacttctcattttcccctgattaccaaacagtggaacaaggaaatagggaagaacaaaatacaaccctgtgaagtaataatgacctgagctcaggaagacctggacagtatggtctacctggcatgttgaatgcctagcactgcccagtgctactgcttaccttgtaccttgctgacctgggctcttatagagtcacaatagctctactgatagcagctcctccGCTCTCAGAAacgttttaactcagtttactcatggagcacacttgtatgtttcagatagaagcaaggaatggtggtgcctgtaaatccagcactagggaggctgaagcagaaggccagcctgggttataacatgcctcaaaatacaaaataaaaacacaaaataagaggaagacgggtggaataaatctttaatattcttactacttgttgctttgtatttagtttatttcatgggAGTCAGATTATTTGCTCCAATTTAAGCCACTTTACCTTTAAGAAtagaattctaggggctggggatatggcctagtggcaagagagcttgccttgtatacatgaggctctgggttcgattccccagtaccacatatacagaaaacggccagaagtggcgctgtggctcaagtggcagagtgctagccttgagcaaaaggaagccaggaacagtactcaggccctgagtccaaggcccaggactggccaaaaaaagaattgaattctatattgaaaGTGCACTTGTATGCAGGTTACCTTCCGTCAGTAGAGAGAATGTTTTTCATACACATCAACTCAAGTGTCCAACCAAATTTGACCagtcatgaagttttaaaaattgcagggtGCAGTCACCAACCTCTGCCCCAGATTCAGGGAGCCTCTTCTAGCCCCTGGCTCTCTCAGCAGTCTCACTTCCCCCTCCTACCAAACCTTCCCACTGTGCAGCACAACCTGCCCATGCAAGCACAGAGATCTTCTGCTGAAACCAGAGAGCTGAGGGAGGCCCTGCTAAAGATCTTCCCTGACTCCAAGCAGAGGCGGAAAATCGACCAGATCTTGGTGGCCTATCCATACATGAAAGATCTGAATGTCATCAATGCCATGATGTTGGACTGAAGGCTGTGCTgagaagcttgagctcagggcccactgATAACACTCGAGCTGACTGCCACCTGTGATGGGAAAAATATTGTGAAGAAACCTTTTCTCCAGTGTAAACATTGTTATATtgtacagggaaaagaaaaaaaaatgttttgtgtatacaaaaatctgggttttcaaagacagcttttatataaaatgctgctattagagatttaacattttctataaaaggaAAGTATACATTTTCTGCCTGTTCAGAACTGTTTAATAGCAGTTACTCTTCAGCgtacttacatttttatattttttaaactatttacctTAAAGTTGAAGATATATTAGTATATGGATATGGTAgcctttctaaaataataatgaaagagtcattttcttaaaaaaaatttacagggTGCCATTAGGTTTGTGTGCTATAATAATGTGTTAGTAACTATTCTTTCAGCAGCATTTAGAAATTCCAGACAAACAGGTAATACTGGTataccatcaattagctcacctcaaattataaggatatttcagaaaatactatttacaaaataaaccactatggagttatataagataaaaaataaataaacgtgtgtaagacctatatgataaaaatgaaaatcttttttttgaaaatcctacagcttgaaataagggtctaggcactgtccctgagcttcttttgctcaagggtagtactctaccacttgagccacaacaccacttcctgctttttctgtgtatgtggtactgaggaatcaaacgtagggtttcatgaatgctaggtgagcaccctaccactaagccacattcccacccccaaaaatctttttgagctggtcctggggcttgaactcaggcatgagcactctaccacttgagacacagctctgcttctactagagattttttgttgttgttgattggtgataaggagcctcgtggactttcctactgcaatcaacagatcttggcctcctgagtacataggattacaggcatctggaaaaaaaattttccacacatcccctccaccctaacctctgtgtcctatgcaagacctagattgaggtgtatattctcctaaccaagatttgttggggtccactgagcccatcctac from Perognathus longimembris pacificus isolate PPM17 unplaced genomic scaffold, ASM2315922v1 HiC_scaffold_4939, whole genome shotgun sequence encodes the following:
- the LOC125344966 gene encoding low molecular weight phosphotyrosine protein phosphatase-like, with translation MCRSQRPHRKIAEQSPKSVIFVCLCNICQSPIVEAVFRKLVADQNVTDNWAIGSSAVSDWNVGRAQDPRAMSCLTNHDISTAHKARQVTKDDFATFEYMLSMDESNMRYLKRISNQVKNCKAKIELLGSYDPQKQLMIEDPYYGNNSDFELVYQQSLRCCKAFLEKAH